In the genome of bacterium, the window CTTCGTTCTTTGGATGATCGCATTCGGGCTGTCGCTCGTACTGGCGGCTGACGTCGAGCCGACGGGCAGCGGTTTCACCCGGGGTATGAACCGTGTCGGGACCTTCTTTCGATGGCAGTTCTTGGCTTTCGCCATGGCGATCGTCACCTGGATGCTTGCCAGAGGCAGGTCCGACCTGTCGAAGGCGGTTCGCCTGATGGCCCGAGTGCCGATTACGATTCAGTGCCTGCTGGGATTCGCGGGGGCGGTGGTCGTGATTCTGGCCCTGGTGTTCAAATAGTGAGGTACAGGTGAGATGAGACTCGAGGGACTCGATCACATGGCAATTTCGGTCGCCGATCCGGAGGCCTCGGCAGCTTGGTACGAGGAAGTGCTGGGTCTGGAGCGTCGCCACGAACACGTTTGGGGTGACTTTCCGATCTTCATGATGACCGGGGTCTCGGGACTGGCGATTTTTCCGCAGCGGCGGGCGTCACAAGAGCATGTGCGGTACCACGGAGTGTCCGAGTTTCGTCACGTCGCCTTCCGTGCCGATCGAGAGAACTTCGACCGGGCGCGCAGGGAACTGGCAGCAAGGGGTATCGCCACCGAGTTCGAGGATCATCAGATATCCCATTCCATCTATTTCGATGATCCGGACGGCTTCCACCTCGAGATCACGACCTACGATTTGCCCGAAAAGGGGGTATGAAATGCCTGCGGACGGCGCCAAGACCGAATTTCTGCGTCACACGATCGCGACCCTCGCGTATCGGGGCGGCAAGGCGGTTCGCGGGGCACCCGAAGGTTTCTCCGGCTTCCGGGTTGGTCCGAGCTCCCGGACGCCCGGTGAGATCCTCGCTCATATCGGCGATCTTTTGGATTGGGCTCTGTCCCAGGCCGAGGGCCACCAGGTATGGCGGGAGGCGGAGCTCCGCTCCTGGGACGACGAAGTCGCTCGCTTCTTCGCGGCACTGGAGAGGCTGGATCGGCGTCTGGCCAGTGGCGAGCCGAGCGGCTTTCCGGAGGAGAAGCTGTTTCAGGGGCCAATCGCGGACGCGCTGACGCACGTCGGCCAGATCGCCATGCTCCGCCGGTTGGCGGATTCGCCGGTTCGAGGCGAGAACTACTTCAAGGCCGGTATCGAATCGGGTCGAGTGGGCGCCGACCAGGTCGAGCCGCGCAGAGAGTTCGACTGATCGGCACTTGGTCGCCCGCGGTGAGCTAGCCGGCGCCGGATCCGGCCAGCGCCTCGGCCACGCGCTCGAGCCGCCGTCGCGCCTCGGCCGC includes:
- a CDS encoding VOC family protein; the encoded protein is MRLEGLDHMAISVADPEASAAWYEEVLGLERRHEHVWGDFPIFMMTGVSGLAIFPQRRASQEHVRYHGVSEFRHVAFRADRENFDRARRELAARGIATEFEDHQISHSIYFDDPDGFHLEITTYDLPEKGV